From Quadrisphaera sp. DSM 44207, the proteins below share one genomic window:
- a CDS encoding bifunctional diguanylate cyclase/phosphodiesterase — MRRRASRGKGQSIQGRRLLPQVRAVFTALYATQAGPCLLAWAMQTERSPAVPVALVVLLAAAWYRMRTATAPLLLDVVSAAALACVIVWGVGIEPSYGLIFVGAIHRALYGRWGGLAVSAALQVAVLVGSALAVGTQVALAEVASDVPGLVCVTGAFHLLATALHRYETGQESRFQALVRSSSDVILVTDADTAVTYASPALGRIFGPAPGGPPAAPAGGGASGVSDDDAHAELAGRPPRLLDWVVPEDRGRVAASIEALVAAGTDAGVTTVTCRVLDGRGRLRHVEMTVQNALATRGVRGLIVNAHDVTARVDLAEQLSSQADQLRHQALHDPLTGLANRVLFADRLELALSQRDGTAALMLVDLDGFKAVNDTHGHAAGDELLVQVAERMLACLRPQDTVARLGGDEFAVLIGGGDLDEALVLATAERLLVAIATPAVLSSGTVRPGASIGVALGGPPAGDAEGRRAPQAAAEHLQRCADLAMYQAKATGKNRVEVYREQLHASATDRASLAADLAGALEGRQLHLHYQPIVALRSGRLVGVEALLRWEHPVRGIVLAAELVPVAEAARLIQPIGAWALLEACRRVASWQRLHPREEPLRLSVNLSVRQLEDPGAASVVATALEASGLAPGTLTVDVPEDVLVSEVAGVHARLREIRDLGVRISVDDFGTGRSALSHLLHHPVDELKVDRSAVEQLGAGGPGRDPAALTCAILAMGRALGLSTVAEGIETPAQLAHLTELGCELGQGTHLSSPLDERALEALLVGGRVRPLLATAAEAGALAPAGTAPSGHRAGGPPVP, encoded by the coding sequence ATGAGACGGAGGGCCTCGCGCGGGAAGGGGCAGAGCATCCAGGGACGCCGGCTGCTGCCGCAGGTGCGCGCTGTCTTCACCGCCCTGTACGCCACGCAGGCGGGCCCCTGCCTGCTGGCGTGGGCGATGCAGACCGAGCGCTCGCCGGCGGTGCCGGTAGCGCTGGTCGTGCTCCTGGCCGCCGCCTGGTACCGGATGCGCACCGCCACCGCGCCGCTGCTCCTGGACGTCGTCTCGGCCGCCGCCCTCGCCTGCGTGATCGTCTGGGGCGTGGGCATCGAGCCCTCCTACGGCCTGATCTTCGTCGGCGCGATCCACCGCGCCCTCTACGGCCGCTGGGGCGGCCTCGCCGTCAGCGCCGCGCTGCAGGTGGCCGTCCTCGTCGGCTCCGCCCTGGCCGTCGGCACGCAGGTCGCGCTCGCCGAGGTGGCCAGCGACGTGCCCGGTCTCGTCTGCGTCACCGGCGCCTTCCACCTGCTGGCCACCGCGCTGCACCGCTACGAGACCGGCCAGGAGTCGCGCTTCCAGGCGCTCGTGCGCAGCTCCAGCGACGTCATCCTCGTCACCGACGCGGACACGGCCGTGACGTACGCCAGCCCCGCGCTCGGTCGGATCTTCGGGCCCGCGCCCGGCGGGCCGCCCGCCGCGCCCGCCGGCGGCGGTGCGAGCGGCGTGAGCGACGACGACGCGCACGCCGAGCTGGCGGGCCGGCCCCCGCGCCTGCTCGACTGGGTGGTGCCCGAGGACCGCGGGCGCGTCGCCGCGTCGATCGAGGCGCTCGTCGCCGCGGGCACCGACGCGGGGGTCACGACCGTCACCTGCCGCGTCCTCGACGGCCGCGGGCGCCTGCGCCACGTGGAGATGACGGTGCAGAACGCGCTGGCCACGCGCGGCGTGCGCGGCCTGATCGTCAACGCCCACGACGTGACCGCGCGGGTCGACCTCGCGGAGCAGCTGAGCTCCCAGGCGGACCAGCTGCGCCACCAGGCGCTGCACGACCCCCTGACGGGCCTGGCCAACCGGGTGCTGTTCGCCGACCGGCTCGAGCTGGCCCTCTCCCAGCGCGACGGCACCGCGGCGCTGATGCTCGTGGACCTCGACGGCTTCAAGGCCGTCAACGACACGCACGGCCACGCCGCCGGGGACGAGCTCCTGGTCCAGGTCGCCGAGCGGATGCTCGCCTGCCTGCGACCCCAGGACACCGTGGCGCGCCTGGGCGGGGACGAGTTCGCCGTCCTGATCGGCGGCGGGGACCTCGACGAGGCGCTCGTCCTGGCCACCGCCGAACGGCTGCTCGTGGCCATCGCCACCCCCGCCGTGCTCAGCTCCGGGACCGTGCGCCCCGGCGCGAGCATCGGCGTGGCGCTGGGCGGCCCGCCGGCGGGCGACGCCGAGGGCCGCCGCGCGCCGCAGGCCGCGGCGGAGCACCTGCAGCGCTGCGCCGACCTCGCGATGTACCAGGCGAAGGCGACGGGCAAGAACCGGGTGGAGGTCTACCGCGAGCAGCTGCACGCCAGCGCGACCGACCGGGCGTCCCTGGCGGCCGACCTGGCCGGTGCCCTCGAGGGCCGCCAGCTGCACCTGCACTACCAGCCGATCGTCGCGCTGCGCAGCGGCCGCCTGGTCGGCGTCGAGGCGCTGCTGCGCTGGGAGCACCCGGTGCGCGGGATCGTCCTCGCGGCGGAGCTGGTCCCCGTCGCCGAGGCCGCCCGGCTGATTCAGCCGATCGGCGCGTGGGCGCTGCTGGAGGCGTGCCGGCGGGTGGCCTCCTGGCAGCGGCTGCACCCCCGCGAGGAGCCGCTGCGGCTGTCGGTGAACCTCTCCGTGCGCCAGCTCGAGGACCCGGGCGCGGCCTCGGTCGTCGCGACCGCGCTGGAGGCCTCCGGGCTGGCGCCCGGGACGCTCACGGTGGACGTTCCCGAGGACGTCCTGGTCAGCGAGGTCGCCGGCGTCCACGCGCGGCTGCGCGAGATCCGCGACCTCGGGGTGCGGATCTCGGTGGACGACTTCGGCACGGGTCGCAGCGCCCTGAGCCACCTGCTGCACCACCCGGTCGACGAGCTGAAGGTGGACCGCTCGGCCGTCGAGCAGCTGGGAGCGGGCGGCCCGGGCCGCGACCCCGCCGCGCTCACCTGCGCGATCCTGGCGATGGGTCGCGCGCTGGGGCTGAGCACGGTCGCGGAGGGCATCGAGACGCCCGCGCAGCTGGCGCACCTGACCGAGCTGGGGTGCGAGCTGGGGCAGGGCACCCACCTGTCCTCCCCGCTCGACGAGCGCGCCCTCGAGGCCCTCCTCGTCGGCGGCCGCGTCCGGCCCCTCCTCGCGACCGCCGCCGAGGCGGGCGCGCTCGCCCCGGCCGGGACCGCGCCGTCCGGACACCGCGCGGGTGGTCCGCCCGTCCCGTGA